In Malania oleifera isolate guangnan ecotype guangnan chromosome 8, ASM2987363v1, whole genome shotgun sequence, a single window of DNA contains:
- the LOC131161610 gene encoding uncharacterized protein LOC131161610 isoform X2 → MASAEQPLKKRKLYEPSLEPPSPSPPPPAPPPPAPGPPQQTLAQGFLPPILTQEEILRKRRNKEEIRNLYDCYKRIRFCVSQKDARLMPDLEQTYLAFITASRGCTSVQRIVADLIPRYASYCPTALEAAAKVVINMHNWSLALITRGEDADGIAFQTAKTCILGLADICCTASVEAPTSSVIRGICSAVFLNVLSFFISSFEGRNIFQIVDKEIIKIQDSTEFFFELQQKFSNKDESALVKLSKFRVLSLLRIFFSCPKNSLAACFELFNSTSTEGLNRGGHFFLKQVTSKLDVDGMDHLPNSDGPESCTNSIKMSSKGNEVSNEGLGSDGNHVSGDASPFLKNCLLGLVLQKDSTLRSWISSRFKKLSKSASTQAVSEITSALEGIFESFTELVSVEECQLDNDEDCSDPSKYISPQYLVSRISNQHETSYEISGKDSASRLNDRSCNDGSIDKVSSQYLKSRGSVVSLETEIQSNLSSEHNSGGSRSRDFESGEQGDSSRGRSSMPSDMSSNQLLSPIPRKSLDFRTDSFEGKNHLIQVENSRALNMDFGLPALRSSSGGVNNALTTHKQCFGAPYSLATSQIVWYSDCDPAAMDIFSASRQLWLGSLGPDASEAQVRFQFEKFGPIEQFYFFAMKRFALVDYRNIMDAVKAREYMRGRSPWGANLIIKFLDVGLGTRGAVHGVAVGSSCHVYVGNVTGPWAKDEILHESMKLVYQGPRAVTDLTSEGALLIEFETPEEAARVMAHLRQHRRESSNYHLPQNAGLANTTGCYMDGTRPVPALMYVDVRSTNPAMPNNVIGSPQAQMVEGSPADSCRTRQMSHLSSMLSSLCTKYNILPNSSYSGNHMSGKYQTTATREEDRLPTNTVWINLSNSSSSSLADDELMAICNVAIGNAGSVVRLTRANTQLGCSWFVECSSVDAAVTVLKNLRGCPGTFFQLEFSSHHAPPYTIKPEASAVELASPGIKMENHTTAVQSGHALQLSWASSGHIEMHEIGERKVDNHDNNIVVDPPHGGGNVVSGGTEQLWTYKKPEMLQPAPGSIPCVPTATHGPTIAPPPQIQVSPYIRPLYLPPNSCWDARGLNHQLPSNLISPGMMPNNFNSNTVAAPFLPASVTPLAQIQGSSMQHFDQMFSMPAARPPLSCPPPPLSCPLPPLPGMPPLLPSSPPPLPQSQPPFVPPPPSSPPPLPPAVESSNAAGSGQSLQYQWQGTLCKSGVHYCTVYAHRVDSNICKYSNAISEPAEWPAKLDMTKRTDFRHVKSTFTGTPPHKFQDFISYLKQRECAGVIKIPAVKSMWARLLFILPHSHDACSMLSIAPNTSEYLIALALPKETNFEWV, encoded by the exons ATGGCGTCGGCGGAGCAGCCTCTGAAGAAGCGGAAGCTATACGAACCCTCACTAGAGCCGCCGTCGCCGTCGCCGCCGCCTCCAGCACCACCACCACCAGCGCCAGGTCCGCCTCAACAAACCCTTGCTCAGGGTTTCTTACCCCCTATTTTGACTCAGGAAGAAATCCTCAGAAAGCGTAGAAACAAGGAAGAGATTCGGAACTTATACGACTGCTACAAGCGAATTAGGTTTTGCGTCTCTCAAAAAGATGCTCGCCTCATGCCCGACCTCGAACAGACTTATCTCGCTTTCATCACTGCTTCCAGAG GTTGTACGAGTGTCCAACGTATTGTTGCAGATCTCATTCCTAGATATGCATCATACTGCCCAACAGCTCTTGAAGCTGCTGCCAAAGTTGTTATCAATATGCATAACTGGAGTTTGGCATTGATAACCAGAGGAGAGGATGCTGATGGCATCGCATTTCAGACTGCAAAAACCTGTATTCTTGGTCTAGCTGATATTTGTTGCACTGCTTCAGTGGAGGCACCAACATCATCTGTTATCCGTGGGATCTGTTCTGCAGTTTTTCTAAATGTGTTGTCCTTCTTCATATCCTCTTTTGAGGGAAGGAATATCTTTCAGATTGTTGATAAAGAAATAATAAAGATTCAAGATTCCACTGAGTTTTTTTTTGAGCTGCAGCAAAAGTTTTCAAATAAAGATGAATCTGCATTGGTGAAATTATCCAAGTTTCGTGTACTGAGCCTTCTTagaattttcttttcttgtccGAAAAATTCACTTGCAGCCTGTTTTGAGCTTTTCAACTCCACTTCTACAGAGGGTTTAAATAGAGGAGGGCATTTCTTTTTAAAGCAGGTGACAAGCAAACTTGATGTTGATGGCATGGATCATCTTCCAAACAGTGATGGACCTGAGTCTTGTACAAATTCTATCAAGATGAGTTCAAAAGGCAATGAGGTTAGCAACGAGGGGTTAGGATCAGATGGCAACCATGTTTCAGGGGATGCATCTCCTTTTCTGAAGAATTGCTTGTTGGGACTG GTTCTTCAAAAAGATTCCACATTGAGAAGTTGGATATCTTCAAGGTTCAAGAAGTTATCCAAATCAGCATCTACTCAAGCTGTATCAGAAATTACATCTGCTCTAGAAGGAATTTTTGAATCTTTTACTGAACTGGTTAGTGTAGAAGAATGTCAGTTAGATAATGATGAAGATTGTTCTGATCCATCCAAATACATTAGTCCACAATATTTGGTGTCTAGGATTTCTAATCAACATGAAACCTCTTATGAAATATCTGGAAAAGATTCTGCTTCAAGACTTAATGATCGATCTTGCAATGATGGTTCAATTGACAAAGTTTCTAGTCAATATCTGAAATCTCGTGGCTCAGTGGTTTCTCTTGAAACTGAGATCCAATCAAATTTAAGTTCTGAACACAATAGTGGAGGCTCAAGGTCCAGGGACTTTGAGTCTGGTGAGCAGGGAGATTCATCCCGTGGCAGGTCATCCATGCCCAGTGACATGTCAAGCAACCAGTTACTATCACCTATCCCAAGAAAATCATTAGATTTCAGAACTGATTCATTTGAAGGTAAAAACCATCTCATCCAAGTTGAAAATAGTCGAGCTTTGAACATGGATTTTGGTTTGCCTGCTTTGAGATCCTCTAGTGGAGGTGTAAATAATGCTTTGACAACTCATAAGCAGTGTTTTGGTGCACCATATTCTTTGGCAACAAGTCAAATTGTTTGGTATTCTGATTGTGATCCTGCAGCCATGGATATTTTTTCAGCTTCAAGACAGCTCTGGTTAGGCTCTTTAGGCCCTGATGCGTCTGAAGCTCAAGTAAGGTTTCAATTTGAAAAGTTTGGTCCTATAGAGCAGTTTTATTTCTTTGCGATGAAAAGATTTGCATTAGTTGACTATAGAAATATCATGGATGCTGTGAAGGCTCGGGAGTATATGCGGGGGCGTTCCCCTTGGGGAGCCAACCTTATCATTAaattcttagatgtaggattggGAACTAGGGGTGCTGTGCATGGTGTTGCAGTTGGTTCTAGTTGCCATGTTTATGTTGGAAATGTTACAGGTCCATGGGCCAAGGATGAAATTCTGCATGAATCAATGAAATTGGTTTACCAGGGCCCTCGTGCGGTTACTGATCTTACTAGCGAAGGTGCATTACTGATTGAATTTGAGACTCCTGAAGAAGCTGCCAGAGTGATGGCACATCTCAGGCAGCATCGTAGGGAAAGTAGTAACTACCATTTACCCCAGAATGCTGGCCTAGCTAATACCACAGGTTGTTATATGGATGGCACACGACCTGTGCCTGCCCTTATGTATGTTGATGTTAGAAGCACTAACCCTGCAATGCCTAATAATGTAATTGGTTCACCTCAAGCTCAGATGGTGGAGGGGAGCCCTGCTGACAGCTGTAGGACAAGGCAAATGTCTCATTTATCTTCCATGCTTTCATCATTATGTACAAAATATAATATTCTTCCCAACTCAAGTTATTCTGGCAACCATATGTCTGGAAAATATCAAACTACTGCCACAAGGGAAGAAGATAGATTGCCGACCAATACtgtttggataaacctatccaaCAGTAGCTCCTCATCCCTCGCTGATGATGAGCTAATGGCCATCTGCAATGTTGCTATTGGCAATGCCGGTTCTGTTGTGAGGCTGACTCGAGCAAATACACAGTTGGGTTGTTCTTGGTTTGTTGAATGCAGCAGCGTCGATGCTGCAGTTACTGTTTTGAAGAATCTCCGTGGTTGTCCTGGGACATTCTTTCAGTTAGAATTCAG TTCCCATCATGCCCCACCTTACACAATCAAACCCGAAGCCAGTGCCGTAGAGCTTGCATCTCCAGGaataaaaatggaaaatcatACAACAGCAGTTCAAAGTGGACATGCACTTCAGTTGAGCTGGGCTTCTTCTGGTCATATAGAGATGCATGAAATTGGGGAGAGAAAAGTTGATAATCATGATAATAACATAGTAGTGGATCCTCCCCATGGAG GTGGCAATGTTGTTTCTGGTGGTACTGAACAATTGTGGACATATAAGAAGCCAGAAATGCTCCAGCCCGCACCAGGGAGCATTCCATGTGTTCCCACAGCAACACATGGGCCTACTATCGCACCTCCACCTCAAATTCAGGTGTCCCCATACATACGACCTCTTTACCTTCCTCCAAACAGTTGCTGGGATGCACGGGGTCTGAATCATCAGTTGCCGTCAAACCTAATTTCGCCAGGCATGATGCCTAATAACTTCAACAGTAACACTGTTGCAGCTCCTTTTCTACCCGCTTCTGTGACCCCACTGGCGCAAATACAGGGAAGCTCAATGCAGCACTTTGACCAGATGTTCTCCATGCCTGCTGCACGTCCACCTCTGTCATGCCCTCCACCACCTTTATCATGCCCACTACCACCTCTGCCTGGCATGCCGCCGCTGTTACCTTCATCTCCTCCTCCTCTACCTCAGTCTCAACCACCTTTTGTTCCTCCGCCACCTAGTTCTCCTCCTCCACTTCCACCTGCTGTGGAATCTTCCAATGCTGCAGGTTCTGGACAAAGTCTGCAATACCAATGGCAGGGCACACTATGTAAAAGTGGAGTTCATTACTGCACAGTATATGCACATAGAGTAGATTCAAATATTTGCAAGTACTCAAATGCGATTTCTGAGCCTGCAGA GTGGCCAGCTAAACTAGATATGACAAAACGGACAGATTTTAGGCATGTGAAGTCCACATTTACTGGTACCCCTCCACATAAA TTTCAGGATTTTATTTCATACTTGAAGCAACGGGAATGTGCAGGAGTAATCAAGATCCCAGCTGTGAAGTCCATGTGGGCAAGACTTCTATTCATTCTCCCGCATTCGCATGATGCCTGTTCCATGCTCTCTATTGCGCCTAACACCTCGGAGTATCTAATTGCTTTGGCTTTGCCAAAAGAAACAAATTTTGAATGGGTTTAA
- the LOC131161610 gene encoding uncharacterized protein LOC131161610 isoform X1, whose protein sequence is MASAEQPLKKRKLYEPSLEPPSPSPPPPAPPPPAPGPPQQTLAQGFLPPILTQEEILRKRRNKEEIRNLYDCYKRIRFCVSQKDARLMPDLEQTYLAFITASRGCTSVQRIVADLIPRYASYCPTALEAAAKVVINMHNWSLALITRGEDADGIAFQTAKTCILGLADICCTASVEAPTSSVIRGICSAVFLNVLSFFISSFEGRNIFQIVDKEIIKIQDSTEFFFELQQKFSNKDESALVKLSKFRVLSLLRIFFSCPKNSLAACFELFNSTSTEGLNRGGHFFLKQVTSKLDVDGMDHLPNSDGPESCTNSIKMSSKGNEVSNEGLGSDGNHVSGDASPFLKNCLLGLVLQKDSTLRSWISSRFKKLSKSASTQAVSEITSALEGIFESFTELVSVEECQLDNDEDCSDPSKYISPQYLVSRISNQHETSYEISGKDSASRLNDRSCNDGSIDKVSSQYLKSRGSVVSLETEIQSNLSSEHNSGGSRSRDFESGEQGDSSRGRSSMPSDMSSNQLLSPIPRKSLDFRTDSFEGKNHLIQVENSRALNMDFGLPALRSSSGGVNNALTTHKQCFGAPYSLATSQIVWYSDCDPAAMDIFSASRQLWLGSLGPDASEAQVRFQFEKFGPIEQFYFFAMKRFALVDYRNIMDAVKAREYMRGRSPWGANLIIKFLDVGLGTRGAVHGVAVGSSCHVYVGNVTGPWAKDEILHESMKLVYQGPRAVTDLTSEGALLIEFETPEEAARVMAHLRQHRRESSNYHLPQNAGLANTTGCYMDGTRPVPALMYVDVRSTNPAMPNNVIGSPQAQMVEGSPADSCRTRQMSHLSSMLSSLCTKYNILPNSSYSGNHMSGKYQTTATREEDRLPTNTVWINLSNSSSSSLADDELMAICNVAIGNAGSVVRLTRANTQLGCSWFVECSSVDAAVTVLKNLRGCPGTFFQLEFSSHHAPPYTIKPEASAVELASPGIKMENHTTAVQSGHALQLSWASSGHIEMHEIGERKVDNHDNNIVVDPPHGGGNVVSGGTEQLWTYKKPEMLQPAPGSIPCVPTATHGPTIAPPPQIQVSPYIRPLYLPPNSCWDARGLNHQLPSNLISPGMMPNNFNSNTVAAPFLPASVTPLAQIQGSSMQHFDQMFSMPAARPPLSCPPPPLSCPLPPLPGMPPLLPSSPPPLPQSQPPFVPPPPSSPPPLPPAVESSNAAGSGQSLQYQWQGTLCKSGVHYCTVYAHRVDSNICKYSNAISEPAEWPAKLDMTKRTDFRHVKSTFTGTPPHKREVCWLLPSSAGDHKGFQDFISYLKQRECAGVIKIPAVKSMWARLLFILPHSHDACSMLSIAPNTSEYLIALALPKETNFEWV, encoded by the exons ATGGCGTCGGCGGAGCAGCCTCTGAAGAAGCGGAAGCTATACGAACCCTCACTAGAGCCGCCGTCGCCGTCGCCGCCGCCTCCAGCACCACCACCACCAGCGCCAGGTCCGCCTCAACAAACCCTTGCTCAGGGTTTCTTACCCCCTATTTTGACTCAGGAAGAAATCCTCAGAAAGCGTAGAAACAAGGAAGAGATTCGGAACTTATACGACTGCTACAAGCGAATTAGGTTTTGCGTCTCTCAAAAAGATGCTCGCCTCATGCCCGACCTCGAACAGACTTATCTCGCTTTCATCACTGCTTCCAGAG GTTGTACGAGTGTCCAACGTATTGTTGCAGATCTCATTCCTAGATATGCATCATACTGCCCAACAGCTCTTGAAGCTGCTGCCAAAGTTGTTATCAATATGCATAACTGGAGTTTGGCATTGATAACCAGAGGAGAGGATGCTGATGGCATCGCATTTCAGACTGCAAAAACCTGTATTCTTGGTCTAGCTGATATTTGTTGCACTGCTTCAGTGGAGGCACCAACATCATCTGTTATCCGTGGGATCTGTTCTGCAGTTTTTCTAAATGTGTTGTCCTTCTTCATATCCTCTTTTGAGGGAAGGAATATCTTTCAGATTGTTGATAAAGAAATAATAAAGATTCAAGATTCCACTGAGTTTTTTTTTGAGCTGCAGCAAAAGTTTTCAAATAAAGATGAATCTGCATTGGTGAAATTATCCAAGTTTCGTGTACTGAGCCTTCTTagaattttcttttcttgtccGAAAAATTCACTTGCAGCCTGTTTTGAGCTTTTCAACTCCACTTCTACAGAGGGTTTAAATAGAGGAGGGCATTTCTTTTTAAAGCAGGTGACAAGCAAACTTGATGTTGATGGCATGGATCATCTTCCAAACAGTGATGGACCTGAGTCTTGTACAAATTCTATCAAGATGAGTTCAAAAGGCAATGAGGTTAGCAACGAGGGGTTAGGATCAGATGGCAACCATGTTTCAGGGGATGCATCTCCTTTTCTGAAGAATTGCTTGTTGGGACTG GTTCTTCAAAAAGATTCCACATTGAGAAGTTGGATATCTTCAAGGTTCAAGAAGTTATCCAAATCAGCATCTACTCAAGCTGTATCAGAAATTACATCTGCTCTAGAAGGAATTTTTGAATCTTTTACTGAACTGGTTAGTGTAGAAGAATGTCAGTTAGATAATGATGAAGATTGTTCTGATCCATCCAAATACATTAGTCCACAATATTTGGTGTCTAGGATTTCTAATCAACATGAAACCTCTTATGAAATATCTGGAAAAGATTCTGCTTCAAGACTTAATGATCGATCTTGCAATGATGGTTCAATTGACAAAGTTTCTAGTCAATATCTGAAATCTCGTGGCTCAGTGGTTTCTCTTGAAACTGAGATCCAATCAAATTTAAGTTCTGAACACAATAGTGGAGGCTCAAGGTCCAGGGACTTTGAGTCTGGTGAGCAGGGAGATTCATCCCGTGGCAGGTCATCCATGCCCAGTGACATGTCAAGCAACCAGTTACTATCACCTATCCCAAGAAAATCATTAGATTTCAGAACTGATTCATTTGAAGGTAAAAACCATCTCATCCAAGTTGAAAATAGTCGAGCTTTGAACATGGATTTTGGTTTGCCTGCTTTGAGATCCTCTAGTGGAGGTGTAAATAATGCTTTGACAACTCATAAGCAGTGTTTTGGTGCACCATATTCTTTGGCAACAAGTCAAATTGTTTGGTATTCTGATTGTGATCCTGCAGCCATGGATATTTTTTCAGCTTCAAGACAGCTCTGGTTAGGCTCTTTAGGCCCTGATGCGTCTGAAGCTCAAGTAAGGTTTCAATTTGAAAAGTTTGGTCCTATAGAGCAGTTTTATTTCTTTGCGATGAAAAGATTTGCATTAGTTGACTATAGAAATATCATGGATGCTGTGAAGGCTCGGGAGTATATGCGGGGGCGTTCCCCTTGGGGAGCCAACCTTATCATTAaattcttagatgtaggattggGAACTAGGGGTGCTGTGCATGGTGTTGCAGTTGGTTCTAGTTGCCATGTTTATGTTGGAAATGTTACAGGTCCATGGGCCAAGGATGAAATTCTGCATGAATCAATGAAATTGGTTTACCAGGGCCCTCGTGCGGTTACTGATCTTACTAGCGAAGGTGCATTACTGATTGAATTTGAGACTCCTGAAGAAGCTGCCAGAGTGATGGCACATCTCAGGCAGCATCGTAGGGAAAGTAGTAACTACCATTTACCCCAGAATGCTGGCCTAGCTAATACCACAGGTTGTTATATGGATGGCACACGACCTGTGCCTGCCCTTATGTATGTTGATGTTAGAAGCACTAACCCTGCAATGCCTAATAATGTAATTGGTTCACCTCAAGCTCAGATGGTGGAGGGGAGCCCTGCTGACAGCTGTAGGACAAGGCAAATGTCTCATTTATCTTCCATGCTTTCATCATTATGTACAAAATATAATATTCTTCCCAACTCAAGTTATTCTGGCAACCATATGTCTGGAAAATATCAAACTACTGCCACAAGGGAAGAAGATAGATTGCCGACCAATACtgtttggataaacctatccaaCAGTAGCTCCTCATCCCTCGCTGATGATGAGCTAATGGCCATCTGCAATGTTGCTATTGGCAATGCCGGTTCTGTTGTGAGGCTGACTCGAGCAAATACACAGTTGGGTTGTTCTTGGTTTGTTGAATGCAGCAGCGTCGATGCTGCAGTTACTGTTTTGAAGAATCTCCGTGGTTGTCCTGGGACATTCTTTCAGTTAGAATTCAG TTCCCATCATGCCCCACCTTACACAATCAAACCCGAAGCCAGTGCCGTAGAGCTTGCATCTCCAGGaataaaaatggaaaatcatACAACAGCAGTTCAAAGTGGACATGCACTTCAGTTGAGCTGGGCTTCTTCTGGTCATATAGAGATGCATGAAATTGGGGAGAGAAAAGTTGATAATCATGATAATAACATAGTAGTGGATCCTCCCCATGGAG GTGGCAATGTTGTTTCTGGTGGTACTGAACAATTGTGGACATATAAGAAGCCAGAAATGCTCCAGCCCGCACCAGGGAGCATTCCATGTGTTCCCACAGCAACACATGGGCCTACTATCGCACCTCCACCTCAAATTCAGGTGTCCCCATACATACGACCTCTTTACCTTCCTCCAAACAGTTGCTGGGATGCACGGGGTCTGAATCATCAGTTGCCGTCAAACCTAATTTCGCCAGGCATGATGCCTAATAACTTCAACAGTAACACTGTTGCAGCTCCTTTTCTACCCGCTTCTGTGACCCCACTGGCGCAAATACAGGGAAGCTCAATGCAGCACTTTGACCAGATGTTCTCCATGCCTGCTGCACGTCCACCTCTGTCATGCCCTCCACCACCTTTATCATGCCCACTACCACCTCTGCCTGGCATGCCGCCGCTGTTACCTTCATCTCCTCCTCCTCTACCTCAGTCTCAACCACCTTTTGTTCCTCCGCCACCTAGTTCTCCTCCTCCACTTCCACCTGCTGTGGAATCTTCCAATGCTGCAGGTTCTGGACAAAGTCTGCAATACCAATGGCAGGGCACACTATGTAAAAGTGGAGTTCATTACTGCACAGTATATGCACATAGAGTAGATTCAAATATTTGCAAGTACTCAAATGCGATTTCTGAGCCTGCAGA GTGGCCAGCTAAACTAGATATGACAAAACGGACAGATTTTAGGCATGTGAAGTCCACATTTACTGGTACCCCTCCACATAAA AGGGAGGTATGTTGGCTGCTCCCCTCTTCTGCAGGTGACCATAAAGGC TTTCAGGATTTTATTTCATACTTGAAGCAACGGGAATGTGCAGGAGTAATCAAGATCCCAGCTGTGAAGTCCATGTGGGCAAGACTTCTATTCATTCTCCCGCATTCGCATGATGCCTGTTCCATGCTCTCTATTGCGCCTAACACCTCGGAGTATCTAATTGCTTTGGCTTTGCCAAAAGAAACAAATTTTGAATGGGTTTAA